The following coding sequences are from one Pseudonocardia sp. HH130630-07 window:
- the menE gene encoding o-succinylbenzoate--CoA ligase: MDVRVLGVDGSPESVTRLTGALGAALEGTGPAVLPVRARPGAEPPPPAPVAAGPLPDGLAAVVATSGSTGDAKYVGLTADALRASAAATHDRLGGPGAWLLALPAEHVAGLQVLSRALLAGTGPVVQDVRDGFRPADLARATGRMRHGGRRYTSLVPTQLARVLDHGSAPLHALAGYDAVLVGGSALDPELRTRAEAAGIRVVATYGMSETCGGCVYDGAPLDGVRVSIEPGSGRIVLDGPVLATGYLGAPGDTAAAFGPAGFRTSDLGTVAPDGTLTVLGRADDVINTGGVKVAPAAVERALRSVPGVRGACVVGLPDDEWGQIVAALVVAGPGGGPDDTALRDAVRAACGRAAVPRVLGRAPAVPEHGIGKPDRRAVAALLTAAH, from the coding sequence ATGGACGTGCGGGTGCTCGGGGTCGACGGCTCGCCGGAGTCGGTGACCCGGCTGACCGGGGCACTGGGCGCCGCGCTCGAGGGCACCGGACCGGCCGTGCTGCCGGTGCGGGCCCGTCCCGGCGCCGAGCCGCCGCCGCCCGCCCCGGTCGCCGCCGGGCCGCTGCCGGACGGGCTCGCCGCCGTCGTCGCCACCTCGGGGTCGACCGGCGACGCGAAGTACGTCGGGCTGACCGCGGACGCGTTGCGCGCCTCCGCCGCGGCGACCCACGACCGGCTGGGCGGGCCGGGTGCGTGGCTGCTGGCCCTGCCCGCCGAGCACGTCGCCGGGCTGCAGGTGCTGTCCCGGGCGCTGCTCGCCGGCACCGGCCCGGTCGTGCAGGACGTCCGTGACGGGTTCCGGCCCGCCGACCTCGCCCGGGCCACCGGCCGGATGCGGCACGGGGGCCGCCGCTACACCAGCCTCGTCCCGACCCAGCTGGCCCGGGTGCTCGACCACGGGTCGGCCCCGCTGCACGCGCTCGCCGGCTACGACGCCGTCCTCGTCGGGGGCTCCGCGCTCGATCCGGAGCTGCGCACCCGGGCCGAGGCGGCCGGGATCCGGGTGGTCGCGACCTACGGGATGAGCGAGACCTGCGGGGGCTGCGTGTACGACGGCGCCCCGCTGGACGGCGTCCGGGTCTCGATCGAGCCGGGGTCCGGACGGATCGTGCTCGACGGCCCGGTGCTCGCCACCGGCTACCTGGGCGCACCCGGCGACACGGCCGCGGCGTTCGGACCGGCCGGGTTCCGGACCAGCGACCTCGGCACCGTCGCCCCGGACGGCACGCTGACCGTGCTGGGCCGGGCCGACGACGTGATCAACACCGGCGGCGTGAAGGTCGCCCCGGCCGCCGTCGAGCGGGCGCTCCGGTCCGTGCCCGGCGTCCGCGGGGCCTGCGTCGTCGGCCTCCCCGACGACGAGTGGGGCCAGATCGTCGCCGCCCTGGTCGTCGCCGGTCCGGGCGGCGGACCGGACGACACGGCGCTGCGGGACGCGGTCCGCGCGGCCTGCGGCCGGGCCGCGGTGCCGCGGGTGCTCGGCCGGGCCCCGGCCGTCCCCGAGCACGGGATCGGCAAGCCCGACCGGCGCGCGGTCGCGGCGCTGCTCACGGCCGCGCACTGA
- a CDS encoding aldo/keto reductase, which yields MSVPTIKLNDGREIPQLGFGVFQIEPGHTADKVQAAFDVGYRHIDTAQMYGNEEAVGKAIADSGIPRDELWVTTKLDNPGHSRADAVSWLDGSLSRLGLDHVDLYLIHWPRPAEDRYVETWQGLEDAKQAGKVRSIGVSNFQVAHLDRLARETSTVPAVNQIEFHPNLVQRELREYHQQHGIATEAWSPIGQGKGLLDAPELTELAEKYDRSAAQVVLRWHVQLGNIVFPKSNNPERIKENFEIFDFSLSEDDIASIEKLHTGKRIGPDPDDFG from the coding sequence ATGTCTGTCCCCACCATCAAGCTGAACGACGGCCGCGAGATCCCCCAGCTCGGGTTCGGCGTCTTCCAGATCGAGCCGGGCCACACCGCGGACAAGGTGCAGGCGGCCTTCGACGTGGGCTACCGGCACATCGACACCGCGCAGATGTACGGCAACGAGGAGGCCGTCGGGAAGGCCATCGCCGACTCCGGCATCCCGCGCGACGAGCTGTGGGTCACGACCAAGCTGGACAACCCCGGCCACAGCCGGGCCGACGCCGTGTCCTGGCTCGACGGCAGCCTGTCCCGGCTCGGCCTCGACCACGTCGACCTCTACCTGATCCACTGGCCGCGGCCGGCCGAGGACCGCTACGTCGAGACCTGGCAGGGCCTCGAGGACGCGAAGCAGGCGGGCAAGGTCCGCTCGATCGGCGTCTCGAACTTCCAGGTCGCGCACCTGGACCGGCTCGCCAGGGAGACCTCGACGGTGCCCGCGGTCAACCAGATCGAGTTCCACCCGAACCTGGTCCAGCGTGAGCTGCGCGAGTACCACCAGCAGCACGGCATCGCGACCGAGGCGTGGAGCCCGATCGGCCAGGGCAAGGGCCTGCTCGACGCCCCGGAGCTGACCGAGCTGGCCGAGAAGTACGACCGGTCCGCCGCGCAGGTCGTGCTCCGCTGGCACGTCCAGCTCGGGAACATCGTGTTCCCGAAGTCGAACAACCCGGAGCGGATCAAGGAGAACTTCGAGATCTTCGACTTCTCCCTGAGCGAGGACGACATCGCCTCGAT
- a CDS encoding patatin-like phospholipase family protein: MGEHRRALVLGGGGQTGIAWMYGLLAGLAADGIDLTGADLVVGTSAGSAVGANVAAGRDVQALLAAQLTPPEGEIAAHLGLRLAARYGIAALAGPRDARRVRARIGRMALATGTVPESDRLATIGARLGGADWPTDRELRITAVDAHTGDFRVFTRDDGVPLATAVAASCAVPGVWPPVSAAGTRWIDGGVRSMANADLAAGYGRVVVLAPMSGGLGSAVPPRVQAEALGALGRVAFVEPDRRSRRAFGRNVLDPARRPGAARAGRAQSAAVAAEVARVWR; this comes from the coding sequence ATGGGCGAGCACCGGCGGGCACTGGTCCTGGGCGGGGGCGGGCAGACCGGCATCGCCTGGATGTACGGGCTGCTCGCGGGGCTCGCGGCGGACGGGATCGACCTGACCGGGGCCGACCTCGTCGTCGGTACCTCGGCGGGGTCCGCGGTGGGGGCGAACGTGGCCGCCGGCCGGGACGTCCAGGCGTTGCTGGCCGCCCAGCTCACCCCGCCCGAGGGGGAGATCGCCGCGCACCTCGGGCTGCGGCTCGCGGCCCGCTACGGGATCGCCGCGCTGGCCGGCCCCCGGGACGCGCGCCGGGTCCGCGCCCGGATCGGGCGGATGGCGCTGGCCACCGGCACGGTGCCCGAGTCCGACCGGCTCGCCACGATCGGCGCCCGGCTCGGCGGCGCGGACTGGCCCACCGATCGGGAGCTGCGGATCACCGCGGTCGACGCGCACACCGGCGACTTCCGGGTGTTCACCCGCGACGACGGGGTGCCGCTCGCCACGGCGGTCGCCGCCAGCTGCGCCGTCCCCGGGGTGTGGCCGCCGGTGTCGGCCGCCGGCACCCGCTGGATCGACGGTGGGGTGCGGTCCATGGCGAACGCCGATCTCGCCGCCGGGTACGGGCGGGTCGTCGTCCTCGCGCCGATGAGCGGTGGTCTCGGCTCGGCCGTCCCGCCCCGGGTGCAGGCCGAGGCGCTCGGCGCGCTGGGGAGGGTGGCGTTCGTCGAGCCGGACCGGCGGTCGCGCCGGGCCTTCGGGCGCAACGTGCTCGATCCCGCCCGCCGTCCCGGCGCGGCCCGGGCCGGCCGGGCCCAGTCGGCGGCCGTCGCGGCGGAGGTCGCCAGGGTCTGGCGCTGA
- a CDS encoding aminoglycoside phosphotransferase family protein, which translates to MTGSLRDDLHPTVSRTWGAAGVAWLSALDPLLDGLATELDLEIGRALPQSFHAVRAVTCADGTPAVLKAGVPDGHLDAEIAALRAFDGRGAVRLLWADPGRGALLLERADPGHEIVTLPDDEAVGVLGGLLHELHRAPLPAAGPEHVRAEQAAFEDHLARFPGAGPLPRRLVTTAAGLWRELCDSAPREVLLHGDLHHHNVLAATREPWLAIDPHGRVGDPGYDCGQVLYNPLDTDPAVLADRAPGRIERLADAVGVDHDRATAWGFAVCVLSEVWCAQDGPIDGTALAVAERLAPGL; encoded by the coding sequence GTGACCGGATCCCTGCGCGACGACCTGCACCCGACCGTGTCCCGGACCTGGGGCGCCGCCGGCGTCGCCTGGCTGTCCGCGCTGGACCCGCTGCTCGACGGCCTGGCCACCGAGCTGGACCTGGAGATCGGCCGGGCGCTGCCCCAGTCCTTCCACGCCGTACGGGCTGTGACCTGCGCCGACGGCACCCCCGCCGTGCTCAAGGCCGGTGTCCCGGACGGCCATCTCGACGCCGAGATCGCCGCCCTGCGCGCCTTCGACGGCCGCGGTGCCGTGCGCCTGCTGTGGGCCGACCCGGGGCGCGGCGCGCTGCTGCTCGAACGCGCCGACCCCGGCCACGAGATCGTCACGCTGCCCGACGACGAGGCGGTCGGCGTGCTCGGCGGCCTGCTGCACGAGCTGCACCGGGCCCCGCTGCCGGCGGCCGGGCCGGAGCACGTCCGGGCCGAGCAGGCCGCGTTCGAGGACCACCTGGCCCGCTTCCCGGGCGCCGGCCCGCTCCCCCGGCGGCTGGTGACGACGGCGGCCGGGCTGTGGCGCGAGCTGTGCGACTCCGCACCGCGCGAGGTACTGCTGCACGGCGACCTGCACCACCACAACGTCCTGGCCGCCACCCGGGAGCCGTGGCTGGCGATCGACCCGCACGGCCGCGTCGGGGACCCCGGCTACGACTGCGGCCAGGTGCTCTACAACCCGCTCGACACCGATCCCGCCGTGCTCGCCGACCGGGCCCCGGGCCGGATCGAGCGGCTCGCCGACGCCGTCGGCGTCGACCACGACCGGGCCACGGCGTGGGGGTTCGCGGTGTGCGTGCTGTCCGAGGTCTGGTGCGCGCAGGACGGCCCGATCGACGGCACCGCCCTCGCGGTCGCCGAGCGGCTGGCGCCCGGACTCTAG
- a CDS encoding 1,4-dihydroxy-2-naphthoyl-CoA synthase — MGVSETFDPQAWQPVEGFAFRDITYHRAVDTGAVRIAFDRPEVLNAFRPGTVDELFTALEHARTSSDVGAVLLTGNGPSPKDGKRAFCSGGDQRIRGRSGYQYASGETAETVDRGRAGRLHILECQRLIRFIPKVVIAVVNGWAAGGGHSLHAVADLTLASAEHARFKQTDADVGSFDGGYGSAYLAKQVGQKFAREIFFLGRTYTAEQMHHMGAVNEVVPHAELEATALQWAREINGKSPQAQRMLKYAFNLTDDGLVGQQLFAGEATRLAYLTDEAVEGRDSFLEKRAPDWSAFPWHY, encoded by the coding sequence ATGGGAGTCTCCGAGACCTTCGATCCGCAGGCGTGGCAGCCGGTGGAGGGCTTCGCCTTCCGCGACATCACCTACCACCGGGCGGTCGACACCGGGGCGGTGCGGATCGCGTTCGACCGGCCCGAGGTCCTCAACGCCTTCCGGCCCGGCACCGTCGACGAGCTGTTCACCGCGCTGGAGCACGCCCGCACCAGCTCCGACGTCGGTGCGGTGCTGCTGACCGGGAACGGGCCGTCGCCCAAGGACGGCAAGCGCGCCTTCTGCTCCGGCGGCGACCAGCGCATCCGCGGCCGCTCGGGCTACCAGTACGCCTCCGGCGAGACCGCCGAGACGGTGGACCGCGGCCGGGCCGGGCGCCTGCACATCCTGGAGTGCCAGCGGCTGATCCGGTTCATACCCAAGGTCGTGATCGCCGTCGTCAACGGGTGGGCCGCCGGCGGCGGGCACTCCCTGCACGCGGTCGCCGACCTGACCCTCGCCTCCGCCGAGCACGCCCGGTTCAAGCAGACCGACGCCGACGTCGGCTCGTTCGACGGCGGTTACGGCTCGGCCTACCTGGCCAAGCAGGTCGGGCAGAAGTTCGCCCGGGAGATCTTCTTCCTCGGCCGGACCTACACCGCCGAGCAGATGCACCACATGGGCGCGGTCAACGAGGTGGTGCCGCACGCCGAGCTGGAGGCCACCGCCCTGCAGTGGGCGAGGGAGATCAACGGGAAGTCCCCGCAGGCCCAGCGGATGCTCAAGTACGCGTTCAACCTGACCGACGACGGCCTGGTCGGCCAGCAGCTCTTCGCCGGTGAGGCGACCCGGCTGGCCTACCTGACCGACGAGGCCGTCGAGGGCCGGGACTCGTTCCTGGAGAAGCGCGCGCCGGACTGGTCGGCGTTCCCCTGGCACTACTGA
- a CDS encoding hydroxyacid-oxoacid transhydrogenase: MSQPAGTEEKIFTWGAPPLKFGAGAVDEIGFEMTAYGSTRVLVVTDRGVRRTGVADRIAESLHAAGITAEVFDDVHVEPTDDSLVKATEYARAQGPWDGFVAVGGGSAIDTAKAINLLTSGPGELMDYVNAPIGAAKAPDGPLAPLVAVPTTAGTGSESTAMCVLDILSMKVKTGISHWRLRPALAVVDPLVSLSLPPEVTAASGMDIVCHALESYTARWYATYERKSPEQRVTYCGSNPVSDLWCEKAMTLLARSFRTAVHHGADDIDARTDMMMAATFAGMGFGNSGVHIPHANAYPIAGMVRDFTPSGYPQDEPLVPHGMAVSLTAPEAFRFTFDSAPQRHLRAAELMDPGAEAQRDEREQLPSVLVGLMRDIGIPNGIGGVGYSESDVADLVPGTMKQQRLLATCPHTPTEDDIAGILTRSVQNW; this comes from the coding sequence GTGTCGCAGCCCGCCGGTACCGAGGAGAAGATCTTCACCTGGGGCGCGCCGCCGCTGAAGTTCGGCGCCGGGGCGGTCGACGAGATCGGCTTCGAGATGACCGCCTACGGCTCGACCCGGGTGCTCGTCGTCACCGACCGGGGGGTGCGCCGGACCGGGGTCGCGGACCGGATCGCCGAGTCCCTGCACGCGGCCGGGATCACCGCGGAGGTCTTCGACGACGTGCACGTCGAGCCGACCGACGACTCGCTGGTCAAGGCCACCGAGTACGCCCGCGCACAGGGGCCGTGGGACGGCTTCGTCGCCGTCGGCGGCGGGTCCGCGATCGACACCGCCAAGGCGATCAACCTGCTCACCTCGGGCCCCGGCGAGCTCATGGACTACGTGAACGCGCCGATCGGTGCGGCGAAGGCCCCGGACGGCCCGCTGGCCCCGCTGGTCGCCGTCCCGACGACGGCCGGCACCGGCTCGGAGTCCACCGCGATGTGCGTGCTGGACATCCTGTCGATGAAGGTCAAGACGGGGATCAGCCACTGGCGGCTGCGGCCCGCACTGGCCGTCGTCGACCCGCTGGTGTCGCTGTCGCTGCCGCCGGAGGTCACCGCGGCGTCCGGGATGGACATCGTCTGCCACGCGCTGGAGTCCTACACCGCGCGCTGGTACGCGACCTACGAGCGGAAGTCGCCCGAGCAGCGGGTCACCTACTGCGGGTCGAACCCGGTGTCGGACCTGTGGTGCGAGAAGGCGATGACGCTGCTCGCCCGGTCCTTCCGCACCGCGGTGCACCACGGCGCCGACGACATCGACGCCCGCACGGACATGATGATGGCCGCGACGTTCGCCGGGATGGGCTTCGGCAACTCCGGCGTGCACATCCCGCACGCCAACGCCTACCCGATCGCCGGGATGGTCCGGGACTTCACACCGTCCGGCTACCCGCAGGACGAGCCGCTGGTCCCGCACGGCATGGCCGTGTCGCTGACCGCACCGGAAGCGTTCCGGTTCACCTTCGACTCCGCCCCGCAGCGGCACCTGCGGGCGGCGGAGCTGATGGACCCGGGCGCCGAGGCGCAGCGCGACGAGCGCGAGCAGCTCCCGTCGGTGCTCGTCGGCCTGATGCGCGACATCGGGATCCCGAACGGCATCGGCGGGGTCGGCTACTCCGAGTCCGACGTCGCGGACCTGGTCCCCGGCACGATGAAGCAGCAGCGGCTGCTCGCGACCTGCCCGCACACCCCGACCGAGGACGACATCGCCGGGATCCTCACCCGGTCCGTGCAGAACTGGTGA